The Comamonas endophytica sequence ATGATCAGGAAGGCGTTGTTGCCGGCCTGGCCGCTGCCCAGCAGGCCCGGGCCGACGAAGCTGAACACGCAGATCAGCGCCGCCATCGTGCCCAGGGTGTTGCGGCGCCCGAACCGGTCGGCAAGCCAGCCCGAGGCGACCATCGCCGCGCAGGCAGCGGCGGCGCCCAGCATCTGCACGCGCAGCACGTCGCCCACCGGCTGGTCGGAGTACAGCTCGATGTACGACAGCGGGAAGATCGTCACCAGATGGAACAGCGCGAAGCTGGCCAGTGCCGCGAAGGCGCCGATGGCCACGTTGCGGCCTTCGCTGCGCATCACTTCGGAAGTCTTCACCGCCTCGAGCTCGTTTTCCATCAGCAGATGGGAGTACGTCTGGCCTACGACAATGCGAATGCGCGCAAACAGCGCCACCACGTTGATGGCAAAGGCCACGAAGAAAGGAAAGCGCCAGCCCCAGGCAATGAATTCTTCCGGGGTCGTCGCTTCATACACATAGGCAACCAGGCCCGCGGCCAGGAAGAAGCCCACCGGTGCGCCCAGCTGGCCCAGCATCGAGTACCAGCCGCGGCGGTTGCGCGGCGCGGAGATCGCCAGCAGCGACGGCAGGCCGTCCCAGGTGCCGCCCAGCGCCAGGCCCTGGCCGATGCGCAGCGCGGCGAACAGCACGATGGCCCACATGCCAAGGCGCTCGTAGCCCGGCAGGAAGGCCATGCCCACCGTGCAGCTGCCCAGCAGGAACAGCGACAGCGTCAGCTTGGTGCCGCGGCCCCAGCGGCGCTGGATGGCCATGGAGATGGCGGTGCCGATCGGGCGGGCGATGAAGGCCAGCGCGAAGATCGCGAACGACGCCAGCGTGCCGTCGATGCGCGCCATATAGGGAAACAGCAGTGCCGGAAAGACCAGCACACAAGCGATGCCGAATACGAAAAAGTCGAAATATTCCGCCGACCGTCCAATGACGACGCCCACCGCGATATCGCCAGGGCTGACCTCTTCGTGCGTATCTGCACGGGACAATGCCTGGGGGCTCTCGTAACCCCCTGTGGAAGGTGCTGTGTAACCGGTTGCGCTCATGAAGATACCTCCCATTCAGTTGACTAGCCGTTTCTACGCCCGTCTACCGCCGAGCCCAGTACGTCTTTGACGCCTGCACATGTCAGCCAACAACTACAGCCCGACGGCTGCCTGCATCCACCCGACCACTCCCACCGGGCCGACGCCCCGACGGCTCTCCCGCCTACATGAAAATTCGCTGCGCTACCCAGAATGTCGGCATGCGCCCCCGTGCGCACGTAGGACAAAATGTCCAATCGACATTTTTCGCCGTTTTATTACATTTACGCTGTTTCCCAACTCACGTTTACACCTAAGCGCGCTCGGGCGCGCCCATGACATGCTTCAATCCAAGGAAATCCGTGGGCCTGCGTGGCTCACAGCTACCGCGCTGCTTGCCGCCCTCGGCGGCTGCAGCAAAGCCGTAGTTCTCAACCCCGCAGGCGATGTCGCCGCACAGCAAGGCGATCTGGTCATGGTGGCCACCTACCTGATGCTGCTGATCATCGTCCCCGTGATCCTGGCGACCTTCTTCTTCGCCTGGAAGTACCGGCAGTCGAACACCGAGGCCGAATACGACCCCGAGTTCCACCATTCGACCAAGCTGGAACTGCTGATCTGGACCGCGCCGCTGGCCATCGTGATCGTGCTCGGCGCGATCACCTGGATCAGCACCCACAAGCTCGACCCCTATCGTCCGCTCGACCGCATCGACCACCAGACGCCGCTGGCGGAAAACGTCACGCCGCTGACGGTGGAAGTCGTGGCCATGGACTGGAAATGGCTGTTCTTCTATCCCGAGCAGGGCATCGCCACGGTGAACGAACTGGCTGCGCCGGTCAACCGCCCGATCCACTTCAAGATCACCTCCACGACCACGATGAACGCGTTCTACGTGCCCGACCTGGCCGGCATGATCTATGCCATGCCCGGCATGCAGACCGAGCTCAATGCCGTCATCAACAAGGAAGGCGTCTACAAGGGCCTGTCCACGCACTACAGCGGCCCCGGCTTCTCGCACATGAACTTCAAGTTCCATGGCTTGACCGAAGCCGGCTTCAACGACTGGATCGCCAAGGCCAAGTCCGAAGGTGGCACGCTGGACCGCACGACCTACCTCGAGCTGGTCAAGCCCACCGAGCGCCATCCGGTCCAGCGCTTCGGCAATGTCGATCCCAAGCTCTACCACACGGTGCTCAACCGCTGCGTGGAAGAAGGCCAGATGTGCATGCACACCATGATGGCCATCGACAAGGCCGGCGGCCAGTCCTACATGCGCGCCAAGGGCCTGAACCTGTCGGGCGACATCTGCACGACCGAAGACGCCGCGAAGATCACGGCCGCTTTGGAGCCTGGCGTCGCTTCCGAAGCCGTCATCCAGCAATAAGCAATTCGGTGGTCGGCACGCCAGGCAAGCCTGCCCTGCCGACCACCTCACAAGAGACCCTTTATGTCTGATCAATTTGATACGGCCCAACTGATCTTCGGACGGTTGAGCTGGCAATCGATACCGCTGCACGACCCGATCCTTCTGGCGACCTTTGCCGGCGTGGTTCTGGGCGGCCTGGCGATCCTCACCCTGCTGACCCGCTTCAAGCTCTGGGGCACCCTCTGGCGCGACTGGATCTGCAGCATCGACCACAAGAAGATCGGGATCATGTACATGATCCTGGGTATCGTCATGCTGCTGCGCGGCTTTGCCGACGCGCTGATGATGCGCATGCAGCAGGCCGTGGCCACCGTGGACGGCGTGGGCTTCCTGCCGCCGCACCACTACGACCAGATCTTCACGGCGCACGGCACCATCATGATCTTCTTCGTGGCCATGGCTTTGGTCACGGGCCTGATGAACTACATCATTCCGCTGCAGATCGGCGCGCGCGATGTGGCCTTCCCGTTCCTGAACAACTTCAGCTTCTGGATGACCACCGCCGGCGCGATCCTGGTGATGGTGTCGCTGTTCGTCGGCGAGTTCTCGACCTCGGGCTGGCTGGCGCTTTCCAACCTCGGCCACAACCCCGAGGGTGTCGGACTCGACTACTACATCTGGGCCCTGCAGATCGCCGGGGTCGGCACGACGCTGTCCGGGATCAACCTGCTGGTGACCATCATCAAGATGCGCGCCCCCGGCATGACGCTGATGAAGATGCCGATCTTCGTCTGGACCTCGCTGTGCACCAACGCGCTGATCGTCGCCTCCTTCCCGGTGCTGACGGCCACGCTGCTGCTGCTGTCGCTCGACCGCTACCTGGGCACGCACTTCTTCACCAACGACATGGGCGGCAACGCCATGCTGTACGTGAACCTGATCTGGATCTGGGGCCACCCAGAGGTGTACATCCTGATCCTGCCGGCCTTCGGCGTGTTCTCGGAAATCACCGCCACGTTCAGCCGCAAGCGCCTGTTCGGCTACACCTCGATGGTGTATGCGACGGTGGCCATCACCATCCTGTCCTACCTGGTCTGGCTGCACCACTTCTTCACGATGGGCTCGGGCGCGAGCGTGAACTCGTTCTTCGGCATCACCACGATGATCATCTCCATCCCGACCGGGGCGAAGATCTTCAACTGGCTGTTCACGATGTACAAGGGCCGCATCCGCTTCACCGTGCCGATGATGTGGACCGTGGGCTTCATGGCCACCTTCGCCATCGGCGGCATGACCGGCGTGCTGCTGGCCGTTCCCCGGCCGACTTCGTGCTGCACAACAGCCTGTTCCTGATCGCCCACTTCCACAACGTGATCATCGGCGGCGTGGTGTTCGGCCTGTTCGCGGCCATCAACTACTGGTTCCCCAAGGCCTTCGGCTTCATGCTCGACGAGTTCTGGGGCAAGGTGTCGTTCTGGTGCTGGCTGGTGGGCTTCTGGGTCACCTTCACGCCGCTGTACATCCTGGGCCTGATGGGCGCGACGCGCCGCGTCAACGTGTTCGAAGACGACGCCTACAACATCTGGCTGTACATCTCCACGGTCGGCGTGGTGATCGTTGCCGCCGGCATCGGCGCCTTCCTGGTGCAGCTGTGGGTTAGCTTCCGCAACCGCGCGGCGCTGCGCGACGTGACCGGCGACCCATGGGACGGCCGCACGCTGGAATGGTCCACGGCTTCGCCCACGCCCGACTACAACTTCGCCATGACGCCCAAGGTCTACGAGATCGATGCGTGGTGGGACATGAAGAAGCACGGCTACAAGCGCCCCCTCACGGGCTTCAAGGCCCTGCACATGCCCAAGAACACCGCGGCCGGTTTCGTGATCGCCATGGTGGCGACCGTGTTCGGCTTCGCGATGATCTGGCACATGTGGCTGCTCGCCGGCCTGACGTTTGCCGCCATCGTGCTGATCTCGATCGTCCATACCTTCAACTACAAGCGCGATTTCTACATCCCAGCATCGGAAGTTGCTGCGACTGAAGATGCCCGCACCGAACTGCTTGCACGCAATGTCTGAACTCCGCATGAACGCCGGCGCCGCGGGCGCCATTGAACCCCGCGACTACCATCTGGCCGAGGAACCCCATACGGCCAATGGCACCGCGCTGGGCTTCTGGCTCTACCTGATGAGCGACTGCCTCATCTTCGCTGCCCTGTTCGCCACCTATGGCGTGCTGGGCCGCAGCTACGCCGCCGGCCCGACCGGCGCCGACCTGTTCGACCTGCCGCTGGTGGCGATGAACACGGCCTTCCTGCTGCTGTCGTCGATCACCTTCGGCTTCGCCATGCTCAAGAAGCAGCAGAACCAGGTCGGCGCCACGCTGGGCTGGCTGGCGGTCACCGGCGTCCTGGGCCTGTGCTTCCTGGGCCTGGAACTCTACGAGTTCTCGCACCTGCTGCACCAGGGTGCGGGCCCGGGCCGCAGCGCCTTCCTGTCGTCGTTCTTCACGCTGGTCGGCACCCACGGCCTGCACGTGACCTTCGGCCTGATCTGGCTCGTCGTGCTGATGCTGCAGATCAGCAAGCACGGCCTGACGCACGAGAACAACCGCCGCCTGATGTGCCTGTCGATGTTCTGGCACTTCCTGGACGTGGTCTGGATCGGCGTCTTCACCTTTGTCTACCTGATGGGAGTGCTGTAATGAGCGCACATGACATCCACGCCGGCGGCGCGCACGACGCGCACGACGACCACCACCACGACGTCGGCCCGCACAGCACCTTCTCCGGCTACATGACGGGCTTCGTGCTGTCGGTCATCCTGACGGCGATCCCCTTCTGGCTGATCATGGCCAAGGTCATCGAAGGCCGCACCACCGCCGTCCTGGTGCTGGGCGCCTTCGCCATCGTGCAGATCCTGGTGCACATGTACTACTTCCTGCACATGAACAGCAAGATCGAGGCCGGCTGGACGCTGCTGTCCACGATCTTCACCGTGGTCTTCGTCGTGATCGCGCTGTCGGGTACGCTCTGGGTCATGTTCCACATGAACGCCAACATGATGCCGCACCACGGCACGCCGCCCGCCGCCTCCACCACGCCGCAGCCTTGACCTCCGTCAACGCCAACGCATCGAACGCCGGGCCTGCGCGCCCGCGTTCGATGGCCCTCAAGGCCATGCTCGCACTGCTGGGCATGGCCTTGTTCTTTGCGTTCGTGGGCCTGGGCACATGGCAGCTGCAGCGCCGCGCCTGGAAGCTGGACCTGATCGAGCGCGTCACCGAGCGCGTGCGCGCGCAGCCCGTGGCCGCGCCTGCGCCCGCGCAGTGGCCGGAGGTCACGGCGCAGCAGCATGAATACCTGCCGGTGACGCTGACCGGGCGCTTGCTCACGCAAAAGACGGTGCTGGCGCAGGCGGTTACCGAACTGGGCGCGGGCTTCTGGGTCATGACGCCGCTGCAGGCCGCCGACGGCAGCCAGACGCTGGTCAACCGCGGATTCGTGCCGGCGAGCGAGCGCGAGGCCTGGCTTCCCGCAGCCGCTGCCGAAACCGCAGCCGCGCCGCAGTCCATCACCGGCCTGCTGCGCATGAGCGAGCCTGGCGGTGGTTTCCTGCGCGACAACGACGCGGCGCAGCAGCGCTGGTATTCGCGCGACGTCGCGGCCATCGCCGCGGCGCAGGGCCTGGAGCGCGCGGCGCCCTACTTCATCGACGCCGGCCGCCCGGGCCAGCCGGTGGCCGCGCAGACCTGGCCGCGCCCGGGCATGACCGTCATTGCCTTCCACAACAGCCACCTGGTCTATGCCCTGACCTGGTATGGCATGGCGCTGATGGTGCTGGCCGCCGCGGTCATCGTGGTGCGCTGGGAAAAGCGTCGGGCGCTGCCCGCGCACAAGACCTTGTAGGCCGGGCGATTCGCCGGCTGCGGCAAAATCCTGCCGGTGAATCGCCCCTTACGCCCTCTCCGCCCCCGCTCCTCCGACCCTTTGTCCCAGGTCGAACTGACCACCGAGCGCAAGAACATGCAGCTGCTGATCCAGCTGCGCTGGCTTGCCGTGGTGGGCCAGGTGATCACCATCGGCGTCGTGCATTACGGCCTGGGCATTCCGCTTCCGCTGCCGGAGATGACCGCGGTGCTGATGGCGCTGATCGTCACCAACCTGGGGTATGTGTACTGGTTCAAATGGCGCCGGCGCAACGTGACCAGCCTGGGCCTGTTCTGCGCGCTCCTGGCCGACGTCGCGGCGCTGTCGGTGCAGCTGTATCTGAGCGGCGGCGCCAGCAACCCTTTCATCTACCTGTTCCTGCTGCAGGCCATCCTGAGCGCGGTGCTGCTGTCGCCGGCCCACACCTGGGTCATCGCCGCCATCACCGGGCTGTGCGCGCTCGACCTGGCGGGCTCCTCGCGCCCGCTGGCGGTGCAGCCGCACCACAGCCTGTATGTCATGGGCCTGTTGACCTGCTTCGCGCTGACCACGGTGCTGCTGGTGATCTTTCTCACGCGCATCGTCGGCAACCTGCGCCGGCGCGACTCGCGCCTGGCCGACATGCGCCAGCGCGCCAGCGAGGAGGAGCACATCGTGCGCATGGGGCTGCTGGCCACGGGCGCCGCGCACGAGCTGGGCACGCCGCTGGCGACGATGTCGGTGATCCTGGGCGACTGGCAGCGCATGCCCGAGATCGCGCGCCAGCCCGAGCTGCTGCAGGATCTCGACGAGATGCAGCAGCAGTTGCTGCGCTGCAAGAGCATCGTCAGCAACGTGCTGCTGTCGGCCGGCGAGGCCCGCGCCGATGCGCCCAAGCCGACCACGCTCTTTCGCTTCATGGACCGGCTCATCGCGCAGTGGCAGGCAGACCACCATCCGCTGCGCTTTCGCTATCGCAACGACATCGCGCAGGACGTGGCGATCATTTCCGACACCGCGCTGCAGCAGATGATCTTCAACGTGCTGGACAATGCGCTGGAGGCTTCGGCCGACGAGGTCGAGCTGCGGCTGCGCTGCGAGGACGATCAGCTGGTCATCACCGTGCTCGACCGCGGCACCGGCTTTGCCCCCGAGATTCTGCGCAACTTCGGCAAATACCAGCAATCGAACAAGAAGGACCGCGCGGGGCGCGGCGTGGGCCTGTTCCTGGTGACCAACGTCGCGCGCTCGCTCAACGGCACGGCCTCGGCGCGCAACCGCGACGATGGCGGCGCCGAGGTCACGGTACGCTTTCCCCTGTCCGCCATCACCCTGGGAGATAAAGACCATGGACACACGCCTGCTGCTGCTGGTTGAAGACGATGCCGCCTTTGCGCGCACCCTGGCGCGCTCCTTCGAGCGCCGCGGCTACCAGGTGCTGACCGCGGCCAGCGCCGAGGAGGTGAAGCTGCTGCTGCAGGAGCACCGCCCGGGCTACGCCGTGATGGATCTGAAGCTCGCGGGCAATGCCTCGGGGCTCAACTGCATCCAGATGCTGCACGAGCACAATCCCGAGGCACTGATCGTGGTGCTGACGGGGTATGCCAGCATCGCCACGGCGGTGGAGGCGGTGAAGCTCGGCGCCTGCCACTACCTGGCCAAGCCCTCCAACACTGACGACATCGAGGCTGCCTTCGGCCGCATCGCCGGGGACACCGAAGTCGAGCTGACGCAGCAGACCAGCTCGATCAAGACGCTCGAATGGGAGCATATCCACGAGACGCTGGCCGACAGCGACTTCAATATCTCCGAGGCCGCGCGGCGCCTGGGCATGCACCGGCGCACGCTGGCGCGCAAGCTGGAGAAGCGCCAGGTGAAATGACGCTGGCCGGCCGAGGCTGCCCGGCCCAGGCTAGAAAAACAGGTAATGGTCCACCAGCAGCGCCGCGAACAGCGCGCTCAGGTGCACCAGCGAGAACTTGAAGGTGCGCCAGGCCAGCGCATCCGAATAGTGGCGGCGCAGGCGCCAGGCATAGGCGCAGAAGCCCGCGCCCAGCACCACCGCCGCCGCCAGGTAGAGCCAGGAGCTCATGCCGTAGACGAAGGGCAGCAGGCAGGCGGCGAACAGCACCACCGTGTAGAGCAGGATCTGCAGCCGCGTGTGTTCGCTGCCGTGCGTCACCGGCAGCATCGGCAGGCCGGACTTGCGGTAATCCTCGACGCGGTACAGCGCCAGCGCCCAGAAATGCGGCGGGGTCCACAGGAAGATGATCAGGAACAGGATCAGCGCTTCGGGGCCCACCTGGCCGGTCATGGCCGCCCAGCCCAGCACCGGCGGCATGGCGCCCGAGGCGCCGCCGATCACGATGTTCTGCGGGGTGCGCGGCTTGAGCACCACCGTGTAGATCACCGCATAGCCGACGAAGGTGGCCAGCGTGAGCCACATGGTCAACGGGTTGCTGCCGATGAAAAGAATGACGGAGCCCAGGCTGCACAGCGCCGCCGAGAACGCCAGCGCCTGCGAGCTCGAGAGCTCGCCGCGCGCCGTCGGGCGCCAGGCGGTGCGCTGCATGCGCGCGTCGATGTGCTTCTCGACCAGGCAATTGAAGGCCGCGGCGGCGGCCGCCACCAGCCAGATGCCCAGGCAGGACACCGCCATGTGCAGCCACTGCGCGCCGCTGGGCCAGCCGGGAACGGCCAGCACCATGCCGATCAGGGCGCAAAAGACGATCAGCTGCACCACCCGGGGCTTGGTCAGGGCGTAGAACTGCACGAAGCGTGAAGCGGGGGAAAGCATGGTATCCGTGGTCATGCGCGAGCGAAAGCTTTCTTCGAGGAGGAGTGGCGCGGATCCGGATCCGCGCTGGAGCTGCGGCTGACCGCGAGAGCCCAGACCAGCGCGCCCACCAGCGCCGCAGCGCCTCCAGTGTGCAGCACGGCGGCAATCAAAGGCCAGTCAAAAAGGACATTCGACAATCCGGTCATCACCTGCAGCAGCACCAGCCCTGCAAGCCAGCGGCGCTGGCGCGCGAGCGCCCCGGCGCGGCGCAGCGCCAGCGCCAGCGCCAGCAGCGCCGGCACGACCGCATAGGCGGCGAGCCGGTGCACGTAATGGATGGCCGTCAAAGCCTCGAAATCCAGGTGGCTGCCATCCTTGAGCAGGCCCAGCGGCCGCCAGATCTCGAAACCCTGCGAGAAATTCATGGCCGGCCACCAACTGCCCTGGCAGGTCGGGAAAGTGGTGCACGCCAGCACCGCATAGTTGGTGCTGACCCAGCCGCCCAGCGCCACCTGCAGCGTGACCAGCGCCAGGGCCGCCGCCAGCGCACGCCGCAGCCAGGGCGCCAGCGGCTCGGGCTGCTGGCCGCGCACCGCGAGGCCGTGGGCCACGGCGGGCACGCACAGCAGCGCCAGCAGCACGGTGCCGCCCAGCAGATGCAGCGTGACGATGGCGGGGAACAGTTTTTCGGTCACCGTGAGCGCGCCGAACGCCCCTGGATGCAGACCCATACCAGGCTGGCCGTGGGCCACCAGGGGCTGCGCCCCGCACGCAGCGGCACCTTGCGCGCGAGCCGCCAGCTCATCAGCGTGAGCGCGATGATCAGCACGCCCACGCCCGTGGCCAGATAGCGGTGGATCATCTCGACCCAGGCCTTGCCATGCGTCACGGGCCCGGTGGGCATGGCCGTCTGCGCCGCGCTGATTTCCTGGTGCGCGCCCAGCGGGCTGGCGTTGCCGTAGCAGCCGGGCCAGTCGGGGCAACCCAGCCCCGAGTCGGTAAGCCGCGTGAAGGCGCCGAACATCACCAGATCGAAGGTGAGGAACAGCGTGAAAACGCTCAGCGCCAGCAGTTTCTCCGCCGGACCATGCTGGCGGTTGCGCAGCCAGACCCATGCCAGGGGCGCCAGCGCGATCACCGCGCCGATCAGCATCAGATGCAGCAACGGTCCCAAGTCATAGAGAGGCTGGCTATCGGTCATTAATCACTCTTATCGTTTGTACCCAATGGGACGCCCATCGAAGCTCGACACAAATTTCAAGATTGTCTGAAATATCTGAACGTTTTCCACAAGAAACCGCGCTGGCGAGCTTGCGTGCACCGCGCGTTGACATATCGTGCCAACGCTACAGCAGCCCACGGCCAGACCGGGACTGGCGCATTGTCCCGGCGCAATTCTATCGGGAGCCGCGGTCAGGCACAGCCGGCACGCCAAGTGACCCTATGGATGACCGGAACGGGCGCGTGCCTGGCGCCGCTGCTGCACGAAGCGATGGCTTGATTGAGGCAGATTGTCGCAACCCAAACATCTTGCTACATCTTCATGTAATCGGTAACAATCCAAAGGGGATTCCAGGGTGCTGCATCGACTTGCCGACGCATCACCGCAGGTGCATGCGGGACAATGGGTCGATTCGAACACGCACGTCCGCAGCTGGC is a genomic window containing:
- the cyoA gene encoding ubiquinol oxidase subunit II; this encodes MLQSKEIRGPAWLTATALLAALGGCSKAVVLNPAGDVAAQQGDLVMVATYLMLLIIVPVILATFFFAWKYRQSNTEAEYDPEFHHSTKLELLIWTAPLAIVIVLGAITWISTHKLDPYRPLDRIDHQTPLAENVTPLTVEVVAMDWKWLFFYPEQGIATVNELAAPVNRPIHFKITSTTTMNAFYVPDLAGMIYAMPGMQTELNAVINKEGVYKGLSTHYSGPGFSHMNFKFHGLTEAGFNDWIAKAKSEGGTLDRTTYLELVKPTERHPVQRFGNVDPKLYHTVLNRCVEEGQMCMHTMMAIDKAGGQSYMRAKGLNLSGDICTTEDAAKITAALEPGVASEAVIQQ
- the cyoE gene encoding heme o synthase, yielding MTTDTMLSPASRFVQFYALTKPRVVQLIVFCALIGMVLAVPGWPSGAQWLHMAVSCLGIWLVAAAAAAFNCLVEKHIDARMQRTAWRPTARGELSSSQALAFSAALCSLGSVILFIGSNPLTMWLTLATFVGYAVIYTVVLKPRTPQNIVIGGASGAMPPVLGWAAMTGQVGPEALILFLIIFLWTPPHFWALALYRVEDYRKSGLPMLPVTHGSEHTRLQILLYTVVLFAACLLPFVYGMSSWLYLAAAVVLGAGFCAYAWRLRRHYSDALAWRTFKFSLVHLSALFAALLVDHYLFF
- a CDS encoding ATP-binding protein, whose amino-acid sequence is MQLLIQLRWLAVVGQVITIGVVHYGLGIPLPLPEMTAVLMALIVTNLGYVYWFKWRRRNVTSLGLFCALLADVAALSVQLYLSGGASNPFIYLFLLQAILSAVLLSPAHTWVIAAITGLCALDLAGSSRPLAVQPHHSLYVMGLLTCFALTTVLLVIFLTRIVGNLRRRDSRLADMRQRASEEEHIVRMGLLATGAAHELGTPLATMSVILGDWQRMPEIARQPELLQDLDEMQQQLLRCKSIVSNVLLSAGEARADAPKPTTLFRFMDRLIAQWQADHHPLRFRYRNDIAQDVAIISDTALQQMIFNVLDNALEASADEVELRLRCEDDQLVITVLDRGTGFAPEILRNFGKYQQSNKKDRAGRGVGLFLVTNVARSLNGTASARNRDDGGAEVTVRFPLSAITLGDKDHGHTPAAAG
- the cyoD gene encoding cytochrome o ubiquinol oxidase subunit IV, translating into MSAHDIHAGGAHDAHDDHHHDVGPHSTFSGYMTGFVLSVILTAIPFWLIMAKVIEGRTTAVLVLGAFAIVQILVHMYYFLHMNSKIEAGWTLLSTIFTVVFVVIALSGTLWVMFHMNANMMPHHGTPPAASTTPQP
- a CDS encoding response regulator transcription factor, whose product is MDTRLLLLVEDDAAFARTLARSFERRGYQVLTAASAEEVKLLLQEHRPGYAVMDLKLAGNASGLNCIQMLHEHNPEALIVVLTGYASIATAVEAVKLGACHYLAKPSNTDDIEAAFGRIAGDTEVELTQQTSSIKTLEWEHIHETLADSDFNISEAARRLGMHRRTLARKLEKRQVK
- the cyoC gene encoding cytochrome o ubiquinol oxidase subunit III; translated protein: MSELRMNAGAAGAIEPRDYHLAEEPHTANGTALGFWLYLMSDCLIFAALFATYGVLGRSYAAGPTGADLFDLPLVAMNTAFLLLSSITFGFAMLKKQQNQVGATLGWLAVTGVLGLCFLGLELYEFSHLLHQGAGPGRSAFLSSFFTLVGTHGLHVTFGLIWLVVLMLQISKHGLTHENNRRLMCLSMFWHFLDVVWIGVFTFVYLMGVL
- a CDS encoding SURF1 family protein, with the protein product MLALLGMALFFAFVGLGTWQLQRRAWKLDLIERVTERVRAQPVAAPAPAQWPEVTAQQHEYLPVTLTGRLLTQKTVLAQAVTELGAGFWVMTPLQAADGSQTLVNRGFVPASEREAWLPAAAAETAAAPQSITGLLRMSEPGGGFLRDNDAAQQRWYSRDVAAIAAAQGLERAAPYFIDAGRPGQPVAAQTWPRPGMTVIAFHNSHLVYALTWYGMALMVLAAAVIVVRWEKRRALPAHKTL